TCGTCTCTGGCGTCGCGCGCCATTGCAGTTTCCGCGTGGGAACGTGCGTGAATAACGGAAGCGCGCTTGCGCAATATTGAGCAGCCATCAAGCAAGATTTGCGCACGATGGGGCGGCACCAGGCCTTTAAGATCAAGACCTGGCCGTCGCATCACGCTGGATGTTCCCGTAAACCATTGCGGGCAACTTGCGCTTAACGTGACGAAAATCCGTTCCATGACGGAGTGTTAACTGTGAGGTGCCATGCAGTCGGCGTATTACACCAAGCAGATCGCGAAGCGCTTTCATTTGCCCGATGCAACCACGCTGGTATCGGGCGTGGCGGGCGTGTCTCCCATTCTGGCGTCGAGATTGTGTTGCGGGTCGATCGATCACGGTACCGTCGAATCACCGCCTTGCATTGATGCCTACACCATCCAGGTTGCGATGAAACCCGTTGCATCCCTCGAACTTCGACTACAGGGAAGGAAGGTGTCAATGGATGGATTGCCGGAGGGCGGCATCGTTCTCTTGAGCCTTGAATGCAGCCCGGTCAAGACGTTTTACTCAGCATTCGACCTGGTACGTTTCGAAATGTCAAAAAGCGCCATCGACTCGCTTTCCTTGGCATCGGGTGAAAAGGTAATCGAAGGCCTGAGGCGCCCGCCGCCGGGCCATAAGGACCTCATTCTTTTTCGTTTGGCGCGGATGCTCTTGCCAAGCTTTTGCAGGACGGACGAGGTCGATTCACTTTTCATGGACCAGGTTTCACTTGCGTTGCACTCGCACGTGGTGCGCACCTACGCTGGACCGCGTGACGATCCTCGTCCGCTCAAAAGCGGTCTGACATCCTTGCAGATACGACGGGCATCCGAGTTCATCGAGGCCCATATGGCGAGCCGCCTTTTCATTACGGATCTGGCGCGCGAGTGCTGTGTTTCCACGAAGTATTTCGCGCGCGCGTTTCGGCGTACCTTCGGTATGCCTCCTTACCAGTGGCTTCAGGAGAGGCGAGTCGATCGAGCGCAACATTTTCTGCGAGTTCGCACCATGGATCTGCAGCAGATTGCTGTCGCGTGTGGATTCACAAGTCAGAGTCACTTTACGCGTGTCTTTGCGTCGATTACCGGATCGTCACCGGGCGCATGGCGACGATACATGCATCATCATTCTCCTTTGCCACTGCGATGGCAGTAGCGGGCGTTCCGCAACGACGCGACGCGATCGCGAATCAGATGCGCTGATGGATGATTGCCAAATGCCCTACTGGTCGCACCAGATATATGACGTGCCGAGCCACCGTGGCGACCGTGTGATCGACAGCGGGGTGGGCCTTCAACTTGTAAGGATGTCCGGGAGTGATCTCGCGCGGCATCCTCTGCGCTATCGCGGGGATATGGCCATATTGGTGGTCATTCCCTACGACGGGTGCTTGACGCTTAGGCTGGGTGCCGAAAAAACGGTCTGCATCGATGGTGACCGATCCGTGTGGCTGCTCGGTCTCGAGCGGGGCGTCGTGATTGATGGCAGTCACGATGCAGCGTTCATTGCCATGAAGGTCACCTTGATTGCCCTGGAACGCCTGACTTTGAAGCGCGGCGTTAGGTTCGGCGGCTCTTCGGCGCCGACACGGTACCCTGCCGATTGTGCTCTTGAAAGCGCGATCGATGCACTGTGTGAGTACGCCTTCAGCGGTAACGAGGATGGCAAGGATAATCCCGTATTTTCCAGCGCTGTCGGAACAGCCATTCAGTATCACCTGTTACGTGGGTACGGGGGAATGGCATCGCAACATAACGACGCCGGAGGCGCGCTCGCGCCCTGGCAACTGAAGCTCGTCAAGGAGTGGGTCCTTGGCCATCTCGGGGTCAAGCCCAATGCGGCGACCCTGGCCCGAATGTGCGGAATATCCGTTTCGCATTTTCGCCGGGCGTTCCTGGTGAGCACAGGTACGACCTTGCAGCGGTGGATTGTCCAGCAGCGTGTGAAGCAGGTTTGTCGAGATCTGGTGGGGACGTGCCTGACAACGGCAGACGTTGCCCAGCGCTGGGGTTTCTCGGACCAGAGCCATTTGACACGCAGTTTCGCGGCTGTGCTTGGTACGACACCCGCGCGTTGGCGTCGCGCACATCTTGCCGATGCCACGCGATTGACGACCGGCAGTTTGATTTCCGAGCCTTTGGCTCCGCATGAGAGCGCCTCATTCACCAAAGTACCCATGCCCTTCGCCTGGCTCCATGGCAGGGGGCCTTCACCATCGCGCATGGCTGAAGCACATGAACTCCCGTTTCAATTGCCGGGCGAATGATTGCACCAGGCAGCCATCCATTCATCCACATACTTGACGACAGGAGATCGTGATGAAGCTACGCAATGCACTGGTCAGCGGCCCACTTGGATTTGGCGCTGCTCCGCTTGGAAATATGTTCCGGAACATTTCCGATGAGGAAGCTCAGGCCACCCTTGACGCCGCATGGGATGCCGGCACCCGTTTCTACGATACGGCGCCTTTCTACGGCGCAGGCCTTTCGGAGGTCCGCCTTGGCGCTATGCTTTCGCAGCATCGGCGGGACGACTACATACTGAGCACCAAGGTCGGTCGATTGGTGCTGGATGAACTAGAGAGCAGCCCTCCCGAATTTGGTGAAAAGGGAGACATCTTCCGGTACGGTCGTCGAAACCGAGTGGTGCACGATTACAGTGGGGATGGCACGTTACGGTCCATTGAGGACAGCTTGGAGCGGCTGCGGCTCGATCGCATCGATTTTGTGTGGGTGCACGATATCGCGCAGGACTTCTACGGGGACGATTGGCTGGCCCGCTTCGAGGAGGCGCGCAAAGGCGCCTTCGTGGTATTGAGTAGGCTGCGTGACGAGGGCGTAATCAAGGGCTGGGGATTGGGCGTCAACAAGGTCCAGCCTGTCGAGATTCTGCTCGATCTTTCCGAAGCACGACCGGATGCGACGCTGCTGGCGGGCCGGTATTCGTTACTGGATCACGAGCTGGCACTGCAACGCCTGATGCCTGCCGCTGCTGCACAAGGCGTGGATATCGTGGTGGGCGGACCTTATAGCTCGGGTGTGTTGGTGGGCGGCGAGCATTTTGAATATGGTGCCGTGCCGCCGCACGTCGCCGCGAAAGTGGAAACGATCCGCACCTTATGTGCCAGCTTTGGCGTGCCCGTTAAAGCGGCAGCACTCCAGTTTTCGCTTGCGCATCCGGCGTCCGCAGCAGTGATTCCAGGCGCCAGCAAACCTGAGCGCATCCGGGAAGACCACGCGGCGCTTAGAACCCTCATTCCAGCGGACTTCTGGCATGAGCTTCGCCGTCAGGGCGTCGTTTCTCCCGACGCACCGTTACCCGTCGATCGATAGTAGAGGACAGCCATGGCTAGCTCGGCATCCCGCATTCAACAGGGCGTTGCGGACGTTCGCGATGAGGGCGCCGGGGCCGTAAACAACGTCACTCCCCTCGTTAACCCGCACGTGTCGATGCCTCGTCCGCCATCCACTGGACGGAAATTTGAATTTGGTCCGTTCGTCTATCTTCCCGAGCAACAAAGGTTGCTGCGTGGCGAAGCGACGGTGGCGCTGGGCAATCGCGCCATGGACGTGCTGAGCGCCCTGGTGGAGCGACCCGGGGAAGTACTGTCCAAGGACGAGCTCATGGCGCGCGTCTGGCCAACCACCATCGTTGAGGAAGGCAATCTCAAGGTGCATGTCGCTGCCTTGAGGCGCGCGTTGCACGATGGACTACAAGACCAGAACTATATCGCGACGGTGGTAGGGCGCGGCTACCGATTCGTGGCGCCAGTGCTGTGTAGTCGCGCCAGCCACGATGCCGGCACGACTACGACACCTACGGATGCCTCAAGCACTGCGCAATCGTTGCGTCCAGCGTCCGCCTCCGTCATCGGTCGTGCGGATTTGATTGAAGATGTCATTGGCCAGCTGCCATCCAAAAGACTGATTTCGCTGGTCGGCCCGGGCGGCGTCGGCAAAACGGTGGTGGCGCGCGCGATATCCGAGGAGTTGACGAGCCGGCAGCGCATGGACGCGGCATTTGTCGATCTGTCTTCCATCACCGACGAGCGACTTGCCATAAGTGCCATTGTGCAGTCGGCCGGACTTCTGCTGCACCCTGTCCACGCCCGATTGTCGCTCTTGAACCAGATTCGCGACCGGTCCATGCTGCTGGTGCTGGATGGGTGCGAGGGGCTACTGCACACAGTCGCCTCGTTCGTGGAAAAAGTCGTCGCTCTGGCTGCCGGCGTCATGGTGCTGGTCACCAGTCGCGAGCCGTTGTTGGTTCGTGGCGAGCACGTGCTACGCATGCGACCGTTGTCGCTACCCAGCGCTGGCGGGGATTTCACGCTGGCGGATATCTTGCGTCATCCTGCTGCAGAGCTTTTTGTGGTGCGGGCGCGGGCTGCGCGTCTGGACCTTCCTCTGCGCGACAGCGAAGCACAAGCCATTTCGCGTATCTGCCGACGCCTGGATGGTTTGCCGCTGGCCATTGAACTGGCAGCCGGTCGAGTTGATGCCTTCGGTATCCATGAACTGGAGCGGATTCTTGATGACGGCTTGGAGCTGCTGAACCAGGGGTGGCGCACGGCACCGGGGCGTCACCAGACCCTTGAGGCCATCACAGACTGGAGCTACCAATTCCTCAGCCCGCCGGAGCAGGCGTTGTTAGGTCGCCTGTCGGTGTTTCCATGGACATTCACGCTTGCCGCAGCAGAGAGTATCGCGGGCGGGCAGGGTGTGGATGCCGTAGCCACTGCGGGCTTGTTGGCCAACCTGGTTGCAAAGTCACTTGTGATGGCTGAAACAAGTTCTCGCCCCGCGGTCTATCGCCTGCTGGAGACCACGCGTTGCTACGCGCTCAAGCGGCTCGAGGACGAGCATGAAAGTGGCCTCTATCAGGCGCGCTACGCCGACTATTGCCGGCAGGACCGGGTTGGCGTTGCCAGCGACGAGAGTTGAAACATGAGGCCTGAGGACACCAGCGTGAAGATCATTAGCATCCTGGCGGCCAAACCAGGCAAGCGGAAAGAGTTGGAGAGGCTATTGCGCTGCGTGGCGAAGATGGGACGCTCTGAGCCGGGGAATTTCCACTACAACGTCTGGCAGGACCCTGCAGACCCCAACGTGTTCCTGCTCGACGAGCTGTACCTGGACGACGAAGCCAAGGCGGCGCACCAGTGCTCGGCGCACGCGGCATCGCTGATGTCGCGTATCGCCGACGTGTCCGCCTTTACTACGATGGTGGTTCAGGCAGTCGATGTCACCTAGACCACATCGCGGTCTTCTGGGGCCGGCGGTTGCTGGCAGCCCACCTGTAAAAACTTGCTAACACATGGTTCGTCCATGCCCCATCATCCTTCGGAGTTGTGATCATGAGCAAGACAACCTTGTTTTCCAAAGGAAAAGTCGGTGCCATCGACGTTGCCAACCGCATCGCCATGGCTCCGCTCACGCGCTCAAGGTCGGGCATGGATGGCGTGCAGTCTCCGCTGGCCATCGAGTACTACCGGCAGCGCGCCTCCGCCGGACTGATTGTCACCGAGGCCACGAATATCTCGCAGCAGGCACGCGGGTACGCTTACACGCCTGGTATCTACACCGGCGCCCAGGTCGAGGCATGGGCGCCCGTGACCAGGGCGGTGCATGACGCTGGCGGACGCATCGTGGTGCAGCTTTGGCACGTCGGGCGCATGTCCCACACCAGTCTGCAAGCAGGTGGCGGCAGTCCGGTGGCGCCTTCGGCGATTCAGGGTGGTGACGAAATTTTCACCGAATCGGGGCCCGCGAGGCCTTCCATGCCAAGGGCACTGCGTATCGACGAAATCCCGGGCATCATCCAGGATTACCGGCATGCGGGCCAGCTCGCCAAGGACGCCGGCTTTGACGGCGTCGAAATCCACTCTGCCAATTGTTACCTGCTTGAGCAATTCATCCGCGACAGCACCAACCAGCGTACCGATGCCTATGGTGGTTCGGTGCAGAACCGCACACGACTGGTTGTGGAGGTTGCCAACGCCATCTGCGAAGCCTGGGAAAGTGATCGCGTCGGTATTCGACTTTCGCCGATCACTCATGCCGTGGGTGATACGCCGCTCGACAGCGACCCGCAGTCAACCTACGGCTACCTGGCGGAACAGCTCGGCAAAATGAAGCTAGCCTACCTTCATTGCGTCGAAGGGCAGACACGCGGGGAGAACGCCTCCGATGCGTTCGATTTCAAGGCGTTGCATGCGGCTTTTGGTGGAACTTACATGGCCAACAACAGCTACAACCGCGAACTGGCGTCGCGGGCCATCGAGAGCGGACATGCGGATATCATTGCTTTTGGTCGTCCGTTTATCGGCAATCCGGATCTCGTATCGCGCCTGCAGCACGACTATCAATGCGTCGATGCCCCGACGGACACCTACTACGGCGGTGGCGCCAAGGGGTACGTCGATTTCCCACCCTACACCACCTAGTGCAACGGGCTGGTCTCGCGATCCGATGCAGCAGAAGCCGATCCAGTTGCGCCAAGACACCATCTCCTGGTGGCTATTCAGCAGATGATCGGTCTGCGCAAGGGCGACGACCGCCTGCAGCAGTTGCGTCAGATACGCCGCTTCAGCGCCTAGTTGGCGTGCGAGGCTGATGCCAGCGAGCAGGCGGGTAAAGAAGGAGCAAGGGTCGTCCACGCGCATGCCTGTGGGCATCACAGCCACATGTGATTTCACCACGTTTAACCTGTGTCGAAG
The nucleotide sequence above comes from Dyella telluris. Encoded proteins:
- a CDS encoding alkene reductase produces the protein MSKTTLFSKGKVGAIDVANRIAMAPLTRSRSGMDGVQSPLAIEYYRQRASAGLIVTEATNISQQARGYAYTPGIYTGAQVEAWAPVTRAVHDAGGRIVVQLWHVGRMSHTSLQAGGGSPVAPSAIQGGDEIFTESGPARPSMPRALRIDEIPGIIQDYRHAGQLAKDAGFDGVEIHSANCYLLEQFIRDSTNQRTDAYGGSVQNRTRLVVEVANAICEAWESDRVGIRLSPITHAVGDTPLDSDPQSTYGYLAEQLGKMKLAYLHCVEGQTRGENASDAFDFKALHAAFGGTYMANNSYNRELASRAIESGHADIIAFGRPFIGNPDLVSRLQHDYQCVDAPTDTYYGGGAKGYVDFPPYTT
- a CDS encoding AraC family transcriptional regulator; the protein is MPYWSHQIYDVPSHRGDRVIDSGVGLQLVRMSGSDLARHPLRYRGDMAILVVIPYDGCLTLRLGAEKTVCIDGDRSVWLLGLERGVVIDGSHDAAFIAMKVTLIALERLTLKRGVRFGGSSAPTRYPADCALESAIDALCEYAFSGNEDGKDNPVFSSAVGTAIQYHLLRGYGGMASQHNDAGGALAPWQLKLVKEWVLGHLGVKPNAATLARMCGISVSHFRRAFLVSTGTTLQRWIVQQRVKQVCRDLVGTCLTTADVAQRWGFSDQSHLTRSFAAVLGTTPARWRRAHLADATRLTTGSLISEPLAPHESASFTKVPMPFAWLHGRGPSPSRMAEAHELPFQLPGE
- a CDS encoding aldo/keto reductase, yielding MKLRNALVSGPLGFGAAPLGNMFRNISDEEAQATLDAAWDAGTRFYDTAPFYGAGLSEVRLGAMLSQHRRDDYILSTKVGRLVLDELESSPPEFGEKGDIFRYGRRNRVVHDYSGDGTLRSIEDSLERLRLDRIDFVWVHDIAQDFYGDDWLARFEEARKGAFVVLSRLRDEGVIKGWGLGVNKVQPVEILLDLSEARPDATLLAGRYSLLDHELALQRLMPAAAAQGVDIVVGGPYSSGVLVGGEHFEYGAVPPHVAAKVETIRTLCASFGVPVKAAALQFSLAHPASAAVIPGASKPERIREDHAALRTLIPADFWHELRRQGVVSPDAPLPVDR
- a CDS encoding putative quinol monooxygenase; amino-acid sequence: MKIISILAAKPGKRKELERLLRCVAKMGRSEPGNFHYNVWQDPADPNVFLLDELYLDDEAKAAHQCSAHAASLMSRIADVSAFTTMVVQAVDVT
- a CDS encoding ATP-binding protein; this encodes MASSASRIQQGVADVRDEGAGAVNNVTPLVNPHVSMPRPPSTGRKFEFGPFVYLPEQQRLLRGEATVALGNRAMDVLSALVERPGEVLSKDELMARVWPTTIVEEGNLKVHVAALRRALHDGLQDQNYIATVVGRGYRFVAPVLCSRASHDAGTTTTPTDASSTAQSLRPASASVIGRADLIEDVIGQLPSKRLISLVGPGGVGKTVVARAISEELTSRQRMDAAFVDLSSITDERLAISAIVQSAGLLLHPVHARLSLLNQIRDRSMLLVLDGCEGLLHTVASFVEKVVALAAGVMVLVTSREPLLVRGEHVLRMRPLSLPSAGGDFTLADILRHPAAELFVVRARAARLDLPLRDSEAQAISRICRRLDGLPLAIELAAGRVDAFGIHELERILDDGLELLNQGWRTAPGRHQTLEAITDWSYQFLSPPEQALLGRLSVFPWTFTLAAAESIAGGQGVDAVATAGLLANLVAKSLVMAETSSRPAVYRLLETTRCYALKRLEDEHESGLYQARYADYCRQDRVGVASDES
- a CDS encoding helix-turn-helix domain-containing protein — translated: MQSAYYTKQIAKRFHLPDATTLVSGVAGVSPILASRLCCGSIDHGTVESPPCIDAYTIQVAMKPVASLELRLQGRKVSMDGLPEGGIVLLSLECSPVKTFYSAFDLVRFEMSKSAIDSLSLASGEKVIEGLRRPPPGHKDLILFRLARMLLPSFCRTDEVDSLFMDQVSLALHSHVVRTYAGPRDDPRPLKSGLTSLQIRRASEFIEAHMASRLFITDLARECCVSTKYFARAFRRTFGMPPYQWLQERRVDRAQHFLRVRTMDLQQIAVACGFTSQSHFTRVFASITGSSPGAWRRYMHHHSPLPLRWQ